In Prosthecobacter sp. SYSU 5D2, the following proteins share a genomic window:
- a CDS encoding aspartyl protease family protein translates to MKIGWKRWAVLGAVAALGCLAAGRHFATGRPQVIVPLTIERDHVYVQSSLGPVLLDTGAEIAVVDAEYAQKLGLPRTGQTVYLRDFYGEKQVCEVARVPAFSMTGHEGKLWQVPEQEAMVLPGMKQRLRADFILGLTFFKGRIVELDFLAKEMRLLRNLPFGWNCRRLPLRPGDGLSSLEVTVADAGAFQAVLDTGMNGFFHLSAADWERLSRQAEEEVAVDEESGSALGPAPARKKARAAAVLTVGNMSLENAPVLTNAGAVQSTVGLSVLKNTCMALDWDAQKAVFTAPSFIFNHITLKVGEQGPWPER, encoded by the coding sequence ATGAAAATTGGATGGAAGCGTTGGGCGGTCCTTGGGGCGGTGGCGGCTTTGGGCTGTCTGGCTGCCGGGCGGCATTTTGCCACGGGGCGGCCGCAGGTCATCGTGCCGCTCACGATCGAGCGCGACCATGTCTATGTGCAGTCCAGCCTGGGGCCGGTGCTCCTGGATACGGGCGCGGAGATCGCCGTGGTGGATGCGGAGTACGCCCAGAAGCTGGGGCTGCCACGGACGGGGCAGACGGTTTATCTGCGCGATTTTTACGGAGAGAAACAGGTGTGCGAGGTGGCCCGTGTGCCGGCGTTTTCCATGACGGGGCATGAGGGGAAGCTCTGGCAGGTGCCTGAGCAGGAGGCGATGGTGCTTCCGGGCATGAAGCAGCGCCTGCGGGCGGATTTCATCCTGGGTCTGACCTTTTTTAAGGGCCGCATTGTGGAGCTGGATTTCCTTGCCAAGGAGATGCGGCTGCTGAGAAACCTGCCTTTCGGATGGAACTGCCGCCGGCTGCCGCTGCGCCCAGGGGATGGGCTGTCTTCACTGGAGGTGACGGTGGCGGATGCAGGCGCTTTCCAGGCGGTTCTGGATACGGGCATGAATGGCTTTTTTCATTTGAGTGCGGCGGACTGGGAGCGGCTTTCCCGGCAGGCGGAAGAAGAGGTGGCGGTGGATGAGGAAAGCGGCTCCGCTCTGGGCCCCGCACCTGCCCGGAAAAAGGCGCGCGCGGCGGCGGTGCTGACCGTGGGGAACATGAGTCTGGAGAATGCGCCGGTGCTCACGAACGCTGGCGCAGTGCAGAGCACGGTGGGGCTTTCTGTCTTGAAGAACACCTGCATGGCGCTGGACTGGGATGCCCAGAAGGCGGTCTTTACGGCACCGTCTTTCATCTTCAATCATATCACACTGAAGGTGGGTGAGCAGGGGCCGTGGCCTGAGCGTTAG
- a CDS encoding PVC-type heme-binding CxxCH protein, whose product MNTGFPISPFRLVCLFLCLASLASAQRGKQHNKSDAPFLKPAEAVAAMDVPEGFEVSIYAAEPDIGEPIAFTFDNRGRVWVVENYNYVNRKNHNEDQILSRIQIFEDTDGDGVFDTKKLFTDQIKFASGIAVGFGGVYLGSPPDLLFIPDADGDDVADGKPEVLLDGWGIQDRHETLNSFIWGPDGWLYGCQGVFTQSLVGKPGTPKEDRTFIDAGIWRFHPVRKEFEIFALGLSNPWGFDFNDVGHGFATCCVIPHLFHVVQGGIYHKQSKPHVNPYVYDDIKTIRDHTHLSAHGGARFYLADTFPEKYRDQLFMCNIHEHAVLTDVMVPKGSSYIGQHGEDFMPTNDLAWVGFSVEIGPDGGVYILDWHDTDICGNSVNFPDSGRIYRIMPKGAKKMDRPNLGKLSDLELVAMQSHANDWYVRQARVELQARLAAGRLDQKAVYAALEEQFTNAVTSPKRLRALWAMHVAGGYLGDRKDALVALLSHDDAHIRAWSVQLLTEDKKPGDDVLAKFLEMATNDKSPTVRMYLASALGRLPVAQRWAVLGALAQHEEDINDSNIPRLLWFALEPAVPQFPDKALQTALAGKIPFLQESVARRMVSGSLSESDGQGADHSAQWKRIIDEYAPGFEAFNVGKGGVIKLQEFRNGQGFQTHPKDKNTPCSLQRTVKIPADQKTTLKVRASYHPHGDWQLRILANGEVLHDQIVNYQNVKSEWLDLEIDLSKFAGKPVKLILENKANDWKNEFGYWGRIQMVHE is encoded by the coding sequence ATGAACACCGGCTTCCCAATCTCTCCATTCAGGCTTGTTTGCCTGTTCCTTTGCCTCGCATCGCTTGCCTCCGCTCAGCGCGGGAAGCAGCATAATAAAAGCGATGCCCCTTTTCTGAAACCCGCCGAGGCCGTCGCAGCCATGGATGTTCCCGAGGGATTCGAGGTCTCCATCTATGCGGCGGAACCGGACATTGGAGAACCCATTGCCTTCACCTTTGACAACCGGGGCCGGGTCTGGGTGGTGGAAAACTATAACTATGTGAATCGAAAAAATCACAACGAAGATCAGATTCTCAGCCGGATCCAGATCTTTGAAGACACCGATGGCGATGGCGTCTTTGATACGAAGAAGCTGTTCACCGACCAGATCAAATTTGCCTCGGGAATCGCGGTGGGATTTGGCGGCGTTTATCTCGGCTCGCCGCCGGATTTGCTGTTCATCCCTGATGCCGATGGCGATGATGTCGCTGACGGAAAACCAGAAGTGTTACTCGACGGTTGGGGAATCCAGGACCGGCACGAAACCCTGAACAGTTTCATTTGGGGACCGGACGGCTGGCTGTATGGCTGTCAGGGCGTTTTCACGCAATCATTGGTTGGGAAACCCGGCACGCCGAAAGAAGACCGGACCTTTATTGATGCCGGGATCTGGCGTTTTCATCCCGTCAGAAAGGAATTCGAAATTTTCGCGCTCGGGCTGTCAAACCCATGGGGCTTCGACTTCAATGATGTGGGCCATGGCTTTGCGACCTGCTGCGTGATCCCGCATCTTTTTCACGTGGTTCAGGGCGGCATTTATCACAAGCAGTCCAAGCCCCACGTGAATCCTTATGTCTATGACGACATCAAGACGATTCGTGATCATACCCACCTCTCCGCCCATGGCGGCGCGCGCTTTTATCTCGCCGATACCTTCCCGGAAAAATACCGCGACCAGCTTTTCATGTGCAACATTCATGAGCACGCGGTCCTCACCGATGTGATGGTGCCGAAGGGATCAAGTTACATCGGGCAACATGGCGAAGACTTTATGCCCACCAACGATCTCGCGTGGGTTGGTTTCAGCGTCGAGATCGGCCCGGATGGCGGAGTCTATATTCTGGACTGGCACGACACGGACATTTGCGGCAACTCGGTGAACTTTCCCGATAGCGGGCGCATCTATCGCATCATGCCCAAGGGCGCGAAGAAAATGGACCGACCTAACCTCGGCAAACTCTCCGACCTGGAACTGGTGGCCATGCAAAGCCACGCGAATGACTGGTATGTCCGCCAGGCCCGTGTTGAATTGCAGGCCCGCCTGGCTGCTGGAAGACTGGATCAGAAAGCCGTTTACGCCGCGCTCGAAGAGCAGTTCACGAACGCAGTCACCAGCCCAAAAAGGCTGCGGGCGCTGTGGGCCATGCATGTCGCGGGAGGTTATTTGGGAGACCGGAAAGACGCGCTTGTCGCTCTGCTGAGTCACGACGACGCGCACATCCGGGCCTGGTCGGTGCAACTGCTCACCGAGGATAAAAAACCGGGCGACGACGTTCTCGCCAAGTTTTTGGAAATGGCCACGAACGACAAATCTCCGACCGTCCGCATGTATCTCGCTTCCGCGCTGGGCCGCCTTCCTGTCGCCCAGCGCTGGGCGGTTCTGGGAGCTCTCGCCCAGCACGAAGAGGACATCAACGACAGCAACATTCCCCGCCTGCTTTGGTTCGCGCTTGAGCCTGCCGTCCCGCAGTTTCCAGACAAGGCGCTGCAGACTGCCCTTGCGGGTAAAATTCCGTTCCTGCAAGAGTCCGTGGCCCGCCGCATGGTGAGCGGTTCTCTGAGCGAAAGCGACGGCCAGGGAGCGGATCATTCAGCGCAATGGAAACGCATCATTGACGAGTATGCCCCTGGGTTTGAGGCCTTCAATGTAGGCAAGGGCGGAGTCATCAAGCTGCAGGAATTTCGCAACGGGCAGGGCTTTCAAACGCATCCCAAAGACAAAAACACGCCCTGTTCTCTGCAACGTACCGTGAAGATTCCGGCGGATCAAAAGACCACGTTGAAGGTGCGGGCGAGCTATCATCCTCACGGCGACTGGCAACTGCGAATCCTGGCGAATGGAGAAGTGCTCCACGATCAAATCGTCAATTATCAGAACGTGAAGAGCGAATGGCTCGACCTCGAAATTGACCTTTCAAAGTTCGCCGGCAAACCGGTCAAACTTATACTCGAAAACAAGGCCAATGACTGGAAGAACGAGTTTGGTTATTGGGGAAGAATCCAAATGGTCCATGAATAG
- a CDS encoding ThuA domain-containing protein gives MTALIRSCLLALLAFSLPHPLAAAKVVFISGKPSHGPMAHEHRAGNLLLAKALREADLGIETVVLPKDGYPEDPSVFQDADTVVVFCTGHEGHLLNPHLEAFDGLMKKGTGVVMIHWATEAQMGPPAKKFLEWMGGYCDPSWSVNPHWTPHFKSFPDHPIANGVQPFSLNDEWYYHMRFVPDLKGVTPILSDVPGPETLTRPDGLRSGNPDVRRAVANGESQCVAWAYERPDGKGRGFGFTGAHNHKSWKDDNFRKVVLNAILWTAHVEVPEAGTPSKTPTDDELKQNLDDKPKRKKPAPAVRKPAAAVLEADQPRQMHAQKMNSRQSLVTLVKAVDASENPTHQKALISGMILGLEGQRDVAPPEGWAAVSAKLAKSDDSQLKKLTQQLSQVFGDESATLQAIATLKDKTADLENRRSALASLLIQQRQELPAILKPLLDEEALRIEAIRGFSNFEIPEAGPLLLGRYPTFEPAAQRAIIETLATRKKYAESLFQALEARTLSKEAIPAYAIRSLGKLLGTKFTQKYGVVELNEDKESLIAEYMRIAAANGQMAGASASLGRVVFQKACMACHQMYGEGGIIGPDLTGSNRADLNYLLLNIIDPSGDIPDAYRMVTVTTKNGQVLAGSVTEEDDQRVVLSMVGQKTTVAKSDIKSRETSDVSMMPEGLLKTLTPEEVLNLFKYMQTKEQVALPKP, from the coding sequence ATGACCGCTCTGATCCGATCCTGCCTGCTTGCACTGCTCGCCTTTTCCCTCCCGCATCCATTGGCGGCGGCCAAGGTGGTGTTCATCTCCGGGAAGCCGAGCCACGGACCGATGGCACACGAGCATCGGGCGGGCAATCTCCTCCTTGCCAAGGCGCTGAGGGAAGCGGATCTGGGGATCGAAACGGTGGTGCTGCCCAAGGACGGCTATCCGGAAGATCCAAGCGTGTTTCAGGATGCGGACACGGTCGTGGTGTTCTGCACCGGCCATGAAGGGCACCTGCTCAATCCGCACCTTGAGGCATTCGACGGATTGATGAAGAAAGGCACCGGCGTGGTCATGATCCACTGGGCCACGGAAGCGCAGATGGGGCCGCCGGCGAAGAAGTTCCTGGAGTGGATGGGCGGCTACTGCGATCCGAGCTGGTCGGTCAATCCCCATTGGACCCCGCATTTTAAATCCTTCCCGGATCACCCCATCGCCAATGGCGTCCAGCCTTTCAGCCTCAATGACGAATGGTACTACCACATGCGCTTCGTGCCGGATCTGAAAGGCGTGACTCCGATCCTCTCCGACGTGCCCGGACCGGAAACGCTGACACGACCCGACGGCCTGCGCAGCGGCAATCCGGACGTGCGCCGCGCGGTGGCCAATGGCGAGAGCCAGTGTGTTGCCTGGGCCTATGAACGGCCGGATGGAAAGGGGCGCGGCTTTGGTTTCACTGGCGCACACAATCATAAGAGCTGGAAGGACGACAACTTCCGAAAGGTCGTCCTCAACGCCATTCTCTGGACGGCGCATGTGGAGGTTCCTGAAGCGGGCACTCCCTCAAAAACGCCCACCGATGACGAATTAAAACAAAATCTCGATGACAAACCGAAGCGGAAAAAACCAGCGCCAGCGGTCAGGAAACCTGCGGCAGCCGTCCTGGAAGCGGATCAACCGCGTCAGATGCATGCGCAGAAAATGAACAGCCGCCAGTCTCTCGTAACCTTGGTGAAGGCGGTTGATGCATCAGAGAATCCGACCCACCAGAAAGCACTGATCAGCGGTATGATTTTGGGCCTGGAAGGGCAGCGGGATGTCGCGCCGCCGGAAGGCTGGGCGGCGGTGAGCGCCAAGCTGGCCAAGAGCGATGACAGCCAGCTGAAAAAGCTGACCCAACAACTCAGCCAGGTTTTCGGCGATGAATCGGCGACCCTTCAGGCGATTGCGACCTTGAAAGACAAAACCGCCGATCTGGAAAACCGGCGTTCCGCGCTCGCCTCATTGCTGATCCAGCAACGCCAGGAGCTGCCTGCCATCTTAAAGCCCCTTCTTGATGAAGAAGCGCTGCGGATCGAGGCCATTCGTGGCTTTTCAAACTTCGAAATCCCCGAAGCCGGGCCGCTTTTGTTAGGCCGTTATCCCACCTTTGAGCCGGCGGCTCAGCGGGCCATCATCGAGACGCTGGCCACAAGAAAGAAGTACGCGGAATCGCTCTTCCAGGCACTTGAAGCCAGGACCCTTTCAAAAGAAGCGATCCCCGCTTACGCCATCCGTTCCCTGGGCAAATTGCTCGGAACCAAGTTCACCCAAAAATACGGAGTCGTGGAGCTGAATGAAGACAAGGAATCACTGATCGCCGAATACATGAGAATCGCGGCGGCCAATGGCCAGATGGCGGGTGCGAGCGCTTCACTGGGGCGGGTGGTTTTTCAAAAAGCCTGCATGGCCTGTCATCAAATGTATGGCGAAGGCGGGATCATTGGCCCGGATCTCACAGGATCCAACCGCGCCGATCTCAATTACCTGCTGCTCAATATCATTGATCCCAGCGGTGACATTCCTGATGCCTACAGAATGGTCACCGTGACGACAAAGAACGGCCAGGTCCTGGCCGGAAGTGTCACGGAAGAAGATGACCAGCGGGTGGTCCTCAGCATGGTCGGGCAGAAGACGACGGTGGCCAAGAGCGACATCAAATCCCGCGAGACTTCAGATGTCTCGATGATGCCGGAAGGTCTGTTGAAAACCCTGACCCCGGAAGAGGTGCTGAATCTTTTCAAATACATGCAGACAAAGGAGCAGGTGGCGCTGCCGAAACCCTGA
- a CDS encoding sulfatase, producing MKPSRLLLIALLLAPLAALAQARPNVLLIMADDFRDFGGAFTKDVVKTPNLDRLRARGTTFERAYVQYPVCNPSRCSMMTGLRAEQTGIVGNDVPLRQRMPDVITLPQLFKEAGWQAHAFGKLYHLGGGRDVEARQQWMDAGRSWHTAQAFEATKTGRKMLEGRDVTAGALKWCHWGAADGTDDDQPDGQIAAATVAMIQKAGDTPWFIGCGFMKPHDPFIAPKKYFDMYPPDSLKPWTDPADMTPVRKEHVSSGDYAKAFGKFTAQEWRELFRAYCACTSFMDAQLGRVLDALDKKQLWDKTVIVFVGDHGYHTGERQWWNKNTLFERSCRAPLIIAAPGMKGGRTTHSFAEFVDVYPTVADFCGLKMPHAGAGASLRPVLADPAASIKDAAFTLLVRNPNLHAQSVRTARWRFTRWSDGRTELFDHAADPEELRDVSAQHGGTIAELTARLQTLPPFTSK from the coding sequence ATGAAACCCTCGCGCCTTCTTTTGATCGCACTGCTCTTGGCACCCCTGGCCGCCCTCGCTCAGGCCAGGCCCAACGTCCTGCTCATCATGGCGGATGATTTTCGGGACTTTGGCGGGGCGTTCACGAAGGACGTCGTGAAGACGCCGAACCTCGACCGGTTGCGTGCCCGCGGCACGACGTTTGAGCGGGCTTATGTGCAGTATCCGGTCTGCAATCCGAGCCGCTGCAGCATGATGACCGGACTGCGGGCGGAGCAGACGGGCATCGTGGGCAATGACGTTCCTTTGCGGCAGAGGATGCCGGATGTCATCACCCTGCCGCAGCTTTTTAAAGAAGCCGGATGGCAAGCCCATGCATTTGGAAAACTCTACCATCTCGGCGGCGGCCGGGATGTGGAGGCGAGGCAGCAGTGGATGGACGCAGGCCGCTCATGGCATACCGCGCAGGCTTTTGAAGCAACGAAGACAGGCCGCAAGATGCTTGAAGGCCGTGACGTGACTGCGGGTGCGCTGAAATGGTGCCACTGGGGGGCGGCGGACGGAACGGATGACGATCAGCCGGACGGTCAGATTGCTGCGGCCACGGTGGCGATGATCCAGAAGGCTGGCGATACGCCATGGTTTATCGGCTGTGGATTTATGAAGCCTCATGATCCCTTCATTGCACCCAAGAAATACTTTGACATGTACCCGCCGGACTCATTGAAACCCTGGACTGATCCCGCAGACATGACGCCCGTGCGCAAAGAACACGTGAGCTCTGGCGACTACGCCAAGGCCTTTGGAAAATTCACCGCGCAGGAGTGGCGTGAGCTCTTCCGCGCCTACTGCGCATGCACCAGCTTCATGGATGCTCAGCTCGGCCGCGTGCTTGATGCCCTCGATAAAAAGCAGCTCTGGGACAAGACGGTCATCGTCTTCGTCGGTGATCACGGCTATCACACGGGCGAGCGGCAGTGGTGGAATAAAAACACGCTGTTTGAGCGCAGCTGCCGTGCGCCACTCATCATCGCCGCTCCGGGCATGAAGGGTGGCCGGACGACGCATTCGTTCGCCGAGTTCGTGGATGTGTATCCCACGGTCGCCGACTTTTGCGGCCTGAAAATGCCCCATGCCGGTGCAGGGGCCAGTTTGCGACCTGTTTTGGCCGATCCCGCAGCCAGCATCAAAGACGCCGCCTTCACCCTGCTCGTCCGCAATCCAAATCTCCACGCCCAAAGCGTCCGCACCGCCCGCTGGCGCTTCACGCGCTGGAGCGATGGCCGGACCGAACTCTTTGACCACGCCGCCGACCCCGAAGAGCTGCGTGATGTTTCCGCACAGCATGGCGGAACCATCGCCGAACTGACCGCGCGGCTTCAAACGCTGCCACCATTCACCTCGAAGTAA
- a CDS encoding HEAT repeat domain-containing protein, which translates to MNFPPKLILPFLAATALVIIGGVYLAGGPDAGPAPAPEKTPASAAASSLPSGTVSASSASATAPSTTTAPGISGPLLEEKEQILEAIEDATVTYDPQELPKIQPYLLHADPEVRQAALEGMVNMGDSAAAPLLRSAARLAVTPQETVALTEAADYLELPPASLIGIKTRRPELLKKALNK; encoded by the coding sequence ATGAACTTTCCCCCCAAACTGATCCTGCCCTTCCTGGCCGCCACCGCCCTGGTCATCATCGGCGGTGTGTACCTGGCCGGCGGCCCGGATGCAGGCCCTGCGCCCGCGCCGGAAAAGACGCCCGCCTCCGCTGCCGCCTCCTCGTTGCCGTCAGGCACTGTCTCCGCCTCATCCGCCTCCGCCACGGCTCCGTCCACCACCACCGCACCGGGCATCTCCGGCCCGCTGCTGGAGGAAAAAGAGCAGATCCTGGAAGCCATCGAGGACGCCACCGTGACCTATGATCCTCAGGAGCTGCCCAAGATCCAGCCCTACCTGCTGCATGCCGATCCGGAGGTGCGCCAGGCCGCCCTGGAGGGCATGGTGAACATGGGCGATTCCGCCGCCGCCCCCCTGCTGAGGTCCGCCGCCCGGCTGGCCGTCACACCCCAGGAAACCGTGGCCCTGACCGAAGCCGCCGACTATCTGGAACTGCCGCCCGCCTCCCTCATCGGCATCAAAACCCGCCGGCCCGAGCTGCTGAAAAAAGCGCTGAACAAGTAG
- a CDS encoding adenine-specific methyltransferase EcoRI family protein produces MPRALLTEAKANKKDEFYTQLIDIQRELQHYENHFQGKVVYCNCDDPQISNFFKYFSVNFERLGLKKLIAACYKDQSVDLFSEQKSEKAIYLEYTGDNNSNNVPDPEQIGIQYLKGDGDFRSAECIELLKQADIVVTNPPFSLFREYVAQLIKYDKKFLIIGNINAITYKEIFQLIQENKAWLGINLGRGISGFIVPDHYELYGTEVQIDASGNRIISPNNCLWLTNLDTFKRHEDITLTKTYAGSESEYPKYDNFEGINVDKTQDIPMDYHGFMGVPITFLHKFNPEQFELVKFRKGDDDNDLCINGKCPYFRIIIKNKRPVASK; encoded by the coding sequence ATGCCGCGAGCCTTATTGACGGAGGCAAAAGCTAACAAAAAAGATGAGTTTTACACTCAACTAATTGATATTCAAAGAGAGTTACAACACTACGAGAACCATTTTCAGGGTAAGGTTGTTTACTGTAATTGCGATGATCCTCAAATTAGCAATTTCTTTAAATATTTTTCAGTCAATTTTGAACGACTTGGACTAAAGAAGTTAATTGCCGCTTGTTACAAGGACCAAAGCGTGGACTTGTTTAGCGAGCAAAAATCAGAAAAAGCAATTTACTTAGAATACACGGGGGACAATAATAGCAACAACGTCCCCGATCCTGAGCAGATTGGCATACAATACTTAAAGGGAGATGGAGACTTTCGCAGCGCCGAGTGCATTGAACTCCTCAAACAAGCTGACATCGTTGTAACTAATCCGCCTTTCTCGCTATTTCGCGAATATGTCGCACAGCTTATTAAATACGACAAGAAGTTCCTGATCATCGGGAATATCAACGCGATTACATACAAAGAGATTTTCCAGTTAATCCAAGAAAATAAAGCGTGGTTAGGTATAAACCTCGGTAGAGGAATTTCCGGTTTTATCGTCCCCGATCACTACGAACTTTACGGCACAGAGGTACAGATTGACGCTTCAGGAAATAGAATCATCTCTCCAAACAACTGCTTGTGGTTGACTAATCTAGACACCTTCAAAAGACACGAGGATATTACTCTAACCAAGACGTATGCGGGGAGCGAATCAGAATACCCCAAATACGACAATTTTGAAGGTATAAACGTCGATAAAACTCAGGACATCCCAATGGATTATCATGGGTTTATGGGCGTTCCGATCACCTTTTTGCACAAATTCAATCCAGAACAATTTGAGTTGGTGAAATTCAGAAAAGGCGACGACGACAACGATCTTTGCATCAATGGGAAATGTCCATATTTTAGAATTATAATCAAAAACAAGAGGCCAGTTGCCTCTAAATAA
- a CDS encoding AraC family transcriptional regulator, whose amino-acid sequence MSDLPPNTPAAGLRSQFLGDLADATQLARMFDHISGVSFFAKNRSFQLIYGNPQFYRRFGFTDEAEVLGKTDFDLFPRPLALNFRADDEKVLSTGEPLLGIVELFLNQQGIPDWFITQKLPLFDKGGKVIGLMGAIQRYDIQNNVAAADASIAKAANAFRREPGNRWLMEEVARSVGLSQRQFDRKFKDCFGVTPQNYLIKTRIQAACDALREAGAQIADVAFSLGFYDQSAFTAQFRRHMGITPLKYQRQFRG is encoded by the coding sequence ATGAGCGACCTCCCGCCCAACACTCCTGCCGCCGGACTGCGCTCGCAGTTTCTCGGCGATCTCGCCGATGCCACCCAGTTGGCCAGGATGTTCGATCACATTTCGGGCGTGTCTTTTTTCGCCAAGAACCGCTCATTCCAGCTGATCTACGGCAACCCTCAATTTTACCGCCGCTTCGGATTCACCGATGAAGCCGAGGTCCTGGGCAAGACCGACTTCGACCTTTTCCCGCGCCCGCTCGCCCTCAACTTCCGCGCCGATGACGAAAAGGTCCTTTCCACCGGCGAGCCCCTTCTTGGCATTGTCGAACTCTTCCTCAATCAGCAGGGCATCCCGGACTGGTTTATCACGCAGAAGCTGCCGCTCTTCGACAAGGGCGGAAAAGTCATCGGGCTGATGGGTGCCATCCAGCGCTACGACATCCAAAACAATGTCGCCGCCGCCGATGCCTCCATCGCCAAAGCCGCCAACGCCTTTCGCCGCGAGCCCGGCAACCGCTGGCTCATGGAAGAAGTCGCCCGCAGCGTGGGCCTGTCCCAGCGCCAGTTCGACCGCAAATTCAAAGACTGCTTCGGCGTCACGCCCCAGAACTACCTCATCAAGACCCGCATTCAGGCCGCGTGCGACGCCCTGCGCGAAGCCGGTGCCCAGATCGCCGATGTCGCCTTCTCCCTCGGCTTCTACGATCAAAGCGCCTTCACCGCCCAGTTCCGCCGCCACATGGGCATCACGCCGCTCAAGTATCAGCGTCAGTTTCGCGGGTGA
- a CDS encoding arylsulfatase has protein sequence MKRPFSFLIALFLTPLATLHAADSPKPNIVILYADDLGYGDVQCYTPERGKIPTPHIDKLAAQGMRFTDGHSSSGVCSPSRYTLLTGRYHWRTRLQASIVPLWGAPLIAPDRVTIGTLAKQQGYHTACIGKWHLGWDWPIPADRAALFKEKPKGAATATEAHRAVWRDVFSQPIGGGPTTRGFDSYFGTDVPNHPPFCFIENNRTAGIPSDFLNAELLKNNQASLQGPALQDWTLEPILPALGDRAAAFITDSAKKPEPFLLYLPLTSPHTPLSVNEEWKGKSGLNLYADFVMETDALVGRVLDALEKSGAAEDTMVIFTADNGCAPYIGISDLEKMGHYPSGPLRGSKADAWEGGHRVPFIVRWPGKVKPGSTCDQLVQQADLIATFAEVFETQLPDNVGEDSFSLLPLLKGDDRPVRETAVSCSIGGVPSVRQGRWKYIAAPGSGGWGKGGDQSQPVQLYDLANDIGETKNLADAMPEKVTEMKALLEKLITQGRSTPGAAQKNDVKVKRHPATPVKPATKKKTP, from the coding sequence ATGAAACGTCCTTTCTCTTTCCTCATCGCCCTTTTTCTTACACCGCTGGCCACTCTGCACGCCGCCGATTCACCCAAACCCAACATCGTGATCCTCTACGCCGACGACCTCGGTTACGGTGATGTGCAGTGCTACACCCCGGAGCGCGGCAAGATCCCCACGCCGCACATCGACAAGCTCGCCGCGCAGGGGATGCGCTTCACGGACGGGCATTCCTCCTCCGGCGTTTGCTCGCCCTCACGCTACACCCTGCTCACCGGGCGCTATCACTGGCGCACGCGTCTGCAGGCGAGCATCGTGCCTTTGTGGGGAGCCCCGCTCATCGCGCCGGATCGCGTCACGATTGGAACCCTGGCAAAACAACAAGGCTACCACACCGCCTGCATCGGCAAGTGGCACCTCGGCTGGGATTGGCCTATCCCGGCGGACCGCGCCGCCCTCTTCAAGGAAAAGCCCAAGGGAGCGGCCACCGCCACCGAGGCCCATCGTGCGGTCTGGCGCGACGTCTTTTCCCAACCCATCGGCGGAGGCCCGACGACGCGCGGCTTTGATTCCTATTTCGGGACCGACGTGCCCAACCATCCGCCTTTCTGTTTCATCGAGAACAATCGCACCGCCGGCATTCCATCTGATTTTCTCAACGCCGAACTTCTCAAGAACAATCAGGCCAGCCTCCAGGGGCCGGCATTGCAAGACTGGACCCTCGAACCCATCCTGCCCGCGCTCGGTGACCGTGCCGCAGCCTTCATCACCGACTCTGCGAAGAAGCCAGAGCCCTTCCTGCTTTACCTGCCGCTGACCTCGCCTCACACGCCGCTCTCGGTGAATGAGGAGTGGAAAGGCAAAAGCGGGCTCAATCTCTACGCCGACTTTGTCATGGAGACGGATGCCCTCGTGGGCCGCGTGCTGGATGCGCTGGAGAAAAGCGGCGCGGCGGAGGACACGATGGTCATTTTCACCGCTGACAACGGCTGCGCACCCTACATCGGCATTTCGGATCTGGAGAAGATGGGTCATTACCCAAGCGGCCCCCTGCGCGGTTCCAAGGCCGACGCCTGGGAAGGAGGGCATCGTGTGCCCTTCATCGTGCGCTGGCCTGGAAAGGTGAAGCCAGGCAGCACCTGCGATCAGCTCGTGCAGCAGGCCGACCTCATCGCCACCTTCGCCGAGGTCTTCGAAACCCAACTCCCGGACAACGTCGGCGAAGACAGTTTCAGCCTGCTGCCACTGCTCAAAGGGGACGACAGGCCCGTTCGCGAAACCGCCGTGAGCTGCTCCATCGGCGGAGTGCCCTCGGTGCGGCAGGGCAGGTGGAAATACATCGCCGCGCCCGGCTCCGGCGGCTGGGGCAAGGGCGGCGACCAATCGCAGCCCGTGCAACTTTACGACCTCGCCAACGATATCGGCGAAACGAAGAACCTCGCCGACGCCATGCCGGAAAAAGTCACCGAAATGAAAGCGCTGCTGGAAAAACTCATCACCCAAGGCCGCAGCACCCCGGGCGCAGCGCAGAAGAACGACGTCAAAGTCAAACGCCACCCCGCCACACCCGTCAAACCCGCTACGAAAAAGAAAACCCCATGA